One window from the genome of [Clostridium] celerecrescens 18A encodes:
- a CDS encoding molecular chaperone Hsp90: MDKEVLDYAVEKTHELMSAPSCSNEAKAAAQTWLDSIGTDREAAETKKYIDELEADILPVDSLIGFAGSEAGIQVFGEETAKNIEAHAIEIKSAGEKYCDCPACAAVAAILSKKDVLLK, from the coding sequence ATGGATAAAGAAGTATTAGATTATGCTGTTGAGAAAACTCACGAATTGATGAGTGCACCATCATGTAGCAATGAGGCAAAAGCAGCGGCTCAGACCTGGTTGGATTCTATTGGAACTGATAGGGAAGCCGCAGAAACCAAAAAGTATATTGATGAACTTGAGGCAGATATCTTGCCTGTTGACAGTTTAATCGGTTTTGCAGGATCTGAGGCTGGAATCCAGGTTTTTGGTGAAGAAACTGCGAAGAATATTGAGGCACATGCAATTGAAATAAAATCTGCCGGAGAGAAATATTGTGATTGTCCGGCTTGTGCTGCTGTAGCAGCAATTCTTAGTAAGAAAGATGTCCTTCTTAAATAG